AGCGCGGTAAAGTGGTTTAATACTCGCCCGACGGTTCCATTTTCACGCAACCGTGGTGCTTTCAGCGGGACAACATGTGAGGACGCAGTCTGCGGTATTacttctttcccttttgcaTATCCTATCAACGGTGCCTGATGTCACCTTCAACGCAGTCTtttttgagggttttttttctgtggcaGAGTGAGCTTGTCAACTGTGGTGTGCTGAACGGGAACGACAGATTTAGTTATTCCGCTAGGTGACGTGATTGCTCATCATTTGATCGATGGCAGAAGGATGTGCAAGTCTGTATATTGTGTGTGGATGGGAGAGTAACTTGGGGAGCTCTCCAAACCGCCCAAGGAAACCCCGGAGGAGAATCGTTCGTATCCTCGACACGAACAGAACGCGGCATCGCAAACCGATCCCCTGCAGCCAATGATTGATATGCTTTCGAGCGGCACTTAACGTATGTCGACAGCTTTTAACCCAGTCACGAGCGTAGCAGTCGGCATGCGACATTTCAATTCTTGGAATTCGATGACACAGACTGACTCGCAGTCAAGCGCTGGAGTATTGGTATTGATTTTCTTGTCTCGATAATGGTGCCAGCGTGCGTGAAAAGTGTGTTCCATAacggaaatgattttttttcacgaTTACCCACACATGCCGTACTGAGTGTAagatttcgatcgatcgatgtttacttaaaatagagagaaaaattTGATCCTAATGGAATATTTGCCAGCACATCAAGCTAAACTTGCTTAGTATTACCATTAGTGTGATGATAACTTCTTTGATTCTTTGATGAATCATTAAGTAAATATCATCTCATCCGAAAGTTAGAAGAAAGACAGAGACAACTTAACCGTGCCCGGTCACGATAGGAACTTTATTTCAACCCCGTATcgacagttcttaacgtaaagttggtatcgtggccatgcaccttaaCCGGCTTAGCTTGCATGCGAGTTAGGATTAAAGTTGCATGAAACTTTTGTGAAAGTTGTAGGCAgcgccacacgaagcgtaatcATTTTGAAATTCTTTTTTACATTTACGCTGAATTTATACAAAATTTACGCTTCATGCAGTGCAGCAGAATCAACTTTCATGGTCGGCCTTGCTTATTATTTGCCAACACTATCAGATTTCAATAAAGTAAATTACagttcttttcattttttttaaatccaattCTAGTATGGGTAACAACAAGTTTAATATGAAGGTCGATctcaacaaaatgaaaacaagaaTTGATTGGAGTTAAACCAATTAAATCAAAGTATATACCATGCTGTGAACTTGAAACATACTCTACTGTAGCCATAATGGCAATCAAGAATCACAATTGAAGGCTAGAACATCGTCACTCCTTCTTAGAATATCGTATAAGAGCAAACTGATCTGTTGGTCGATTAGAGTGCTGACCAACCGCATTTATACGATGCTCAGAGCTGAACCTGGGATTATGTTCTATCCTAGACATCAAGGAGTTTCAAGCACTTCTTGAAGGGATGAACTATCCCCACTACCTGTTGTATACTGGCTTCAAACGACTTATTCTTGCTTTCGTATCAGACATGATTGTCTTACTAATTAAATGTTACTAACAGCACCTATAACCTTGTTTGAGTGTCACACACAATCCTTAATCGGTTCACTATCAGAGCTAAGGTTAAGCAATCGAGCATCATCAACTTATTGTTGTGGAAAACATCTCGATAACGAATGTAGACATGTCGGTTGTATGTTTTCAATTACGAACAACCAAATTCAAACAGATTACTTGAACATGAATTTCTCTAGCGCACAGCTGTGACAGCAACGATTCGCATCAAAGTTTCCAGCTTCAAGTACGCCCTTCTCGATCACATCACCGACATGACACAGTGACTTCGTGCCAGGGAAAAGttcttccccaaaaatccAGCTTCTAGAGCGAACACAAATGCGTTGTGCAACGCCGGACGGGATCTGGCCATGAATGGGAACACCGTCGATGTATGGAacgggttttttgttggttttgtggcttCCGGTCGGAATGTGTCCAAAAGCTGAATCATATTAAACCCAGGCCCACTTTCCATGACACTTGACAGAAATCAAATTAGGATGAGCCTccctcacgctctctctctccctacgCTGGTGACAGTCCGATCTGGGGGAATGAGACGATATTTTGATTCCACCAGCTCCAGCCATTGTTGGCCGTACGGAAACCCTAGCACGTAAACAATCGTCCGGTCTGGAACGTTTTCGGATCGGTCCGATGCGTCCACAAGGCTTCCATCGAGCGGGCGGATGGGTTTTGAATTCCCCGTCACCGATCAGCCACACTCTCTTTCGATCGAATCTTTTAAAATCTGGTGAGCGACGGTCCGTGGCCGGGGAGGGAAGTGAAAGAACCTGGAATGAATCCTTGCTTAAAACACatgacagcgagcgagctgtGCACAGGAAGTACGTAAGCGAGGAAGGCACCGGCTTATGTTGTGCACGTGCTCCTATCCTGGCGATGACGAGCAGCGCACACAGAAGAAGAGGATACGGCAATCCGAAACAAGAAGCTGAAGCGACGAAGGATAGACAAGAAACATCAACGCACTCCACCAACGTCATACGGACCCTTATTCTCGGAATCCTTGGAAGAGAACCGAgtataaccttttttttctttggttttttgttacgaaaaagaaaagaaaaaaaacgaaaaaagtgGCCAACCAGGCGCAGCACTTAATCGACGATTATGAAAGCTACCGCGTGTGAGAAAGGTCTGAAGTTAATCTGCATATATGCATGATGCACAGCCGGGACATCATTGCCAGGCGTGGTCGAACGCTATTCACTCGCTGTGATCCAGTATGTGATCCACCGGAAAGTGaaccttattttttggggggcaaaCCAGAGCAACACCATTACAGGGCGTGTACATGCAATCACGCTTAAGCTGTGCAAGCTACGGGTACGGGAGCATCGGTGCAAGCTGTTGTCTAATACCGTTGCTTCCAACGGAGAGAACATGCATATTCAATCTCGTCTTTAACACACGTGTAAGTAGAATTTAATGATCTCTATGCTTTATTTTACGATATGTGAATAGTCTTGTCTCGCGCGTCTTCAAGTTGCTTTATTTCTGCAAAGAAGAGGTACataaaattaaacgttttaTACTTAAAACTAAGGCACTGATTaaacattatttaaaaaaaaacctgttaAAGTGTGAAGAAATGTGAAACGACTTTAGGTTTTTTGCTCCCAAACAGGGTTCCAGAATATCTTTTGCATGAAACACGATATGTGCAGCATGCTGTAAACAATTTGCTACCTAATCGTCCGTTTAGCTCCATGAACGCTTTACTCCAACGTTTCTTCTGGATGGTATCCAATCTCAAGGATATTGATTGCGGAAGCAAACGGACGCCCTGCCGGGTTTCGCTACCAACCATGTGGAAGCTGTCGGGAGGCTGCTGGAAGGCCGGTGAAGCTTCCGGTATTACGGTAAAGACAGGAGATGAAGAAACTTATCTTGCTTGGGTCGAACTTTGCATGCAGATGCTGTATGCTTGTGGGATTATAAATGATGTAAATAGTTGAAATGTTGTTTCAATGTTGCACTACTGGTACGGGGAACTATACTCATCGTGCTGAGGGTATTTGATATGTAATGAGCAGAATTATGCAGTAGGTGACATGCTGCTAGAATgtattttattgtttaaatTTACAAACGATTGTTAACTGACAATGCTGCATATTGAAGATCGATTTCTTCATTATCGCAGCGTCGGAAAGGAGAATGATTGATAGCATATCATTGCTCATGACAGTTCATGCGCTTCGGAAGAGGCTATGTGATTGAATATTGTCATATACCATGACGAATCGAAATTGATGGTCTGATGGAATATATTACTCTGGTGAATGATGGGAATCTCAAATATGAAGTCAACTTGCCTGGCATACTTCAAGGAGAACAGTATGATAGATTGCTCTGCTAATAGTAAATAGTGAAGTTCGAAAGAATAATGAAAACGATGCCAAAAGCCACTAGAGGACTAGCTTAAAATTTAGCTGAGATATTACTATAAATACTCGAAAAAGAGTGTGAAATGTGAATGACGCCTATTGAGTTAATTCCTCTTCTGAATCCTCTCAATTGATCTGTACTAAACCGTCCTGTTGATGCTTTATCGAGAAACGGTATTACTATTGTGTTGTAATGAAAAGATTGATAGGGCTTTACCTAGCCTCTCCTATCGCCCATGAACAAGCATCCCCCACCGGGGGGAGTTGTAAATCAATGAAATGACTTCCTATCCCCAACgaatggcttcttcttctccgcatCGTGAGGACCTCCCCTATCGATCGAAGACCATTGCCCAATTGCCAAGTCATCATGAGTAGGTATTTCGTGGCAAACAATTCGCTCAACTTCAGGTATCTTATCTGTGTGCTTCTATTTATGGCCACATTAGGCTCTGTGATCGTTCTTTCAGGCCCGGTGCTTTTCCACTGGTGACATTCTAACCCACCGAGCGGTTCAACCCCGGGTGGTCTTCCCGGTCTCGAACTCCCGCTGGTCTCGctaagaagcagcagcactagcaccagcagcaacaaaagcagACGTTCGCACATTCAACGGTGGTTTTAACGATGCTTCCCACGATCGAATGGATGACATCAATCCTCCCCTCGATGCACCGCTCCTCCTTGGTACGGATGCTGTGGATTGATATGGTTCCGATCGCGGGACGCAGCTCCAGCAACTAACTCCCGAGCAGCTCCCGGTACGGTTTCATTAGACGCAGCAGCGTGGTAAGCGGAAACTGCTTCGTTGCGTCACCACCGAGCTTCTCGAGAAACTCGGCCAGGGCACCGTGATAGTAGTGCAGCAGACTGTCCATGTGATCCCGCCGGAACTGCTCACCggaggagatgaagaagaagtaacACAGATCGAGGATGGGCGAAGCGTAACGCGACGATTGCCAATCGGTGAGAACGACGCTGGTGGCAACATTattctgcaaaacaaaaaaaatcgagatAAGTCATATCAGTCATGGTACGCCTCTGCCTACACCCACCCGGCCGACCACCTCTTACCTCGTTGTGCGAGTAGATTAGATTATTGATCCAACAGTCCCCGTGCGTGACGACACAGTATGGTTCCGCTTTGACCGGATCGCAGCATGCCTTGAGACTCTCGAACACTGCATCCTTCACGGCCAGAATCTTGTCCTGTTCCACCTCGAAGCGGGTCTTCATCGTAACGATGGCCCGATCGAACGATTCCTtcagcagcgtcagcagctCGTTCTTCTCCACCAGCACATCGTTGCTGCGTTTGTACGCCGTAAACAGTTCCGGCCGTTGTTCCTTTATGGCGAACGAGAGCGCATGCAGTCGGCCCAGCTGCTGCATGACCAACTTCGTGTGCTCCACATTGATGGGTTCCAGCTTATCCCAGTCCCACTTCTCGTACGCCTCGTTATACTCGAGCATGATCAGTGCCTCCGGTTCGTCCGGCTTCGATGTGTCGCAATGGGCCAGGTAGCAGCGCGGTGTCGCAAAGAACCCCTCGTCGGACTCCTCCAACACACCCTTCTCACTCTGGAAGTCGTAGAACCCGTGCAGAATCTCACGGTAGAAGAAACACTCGCGCTTAAACAGCTCCAACGAGCGCGGATCATCGTTCGGCGGCACCTTACACCACAGCGTAAACTCGCGATCATCACCATTGATGATGGCCTTGAACACGAAGCTCACGAACCCATCGCACTCGATGCGCGTCTCCTCGTCGAAATCCACCGAGAAGAGATCCGGCGTGAAGCCCTGCTCGACCGCGATCCGCCGGATCGCCTCGTACACGTAATCGTTAAACATGGGCGTTATCTTACGGGCAGACATTctgtactgctactgctgctgctgctgctgcgggtgttCTGGATTTTGCCACTACTGTTGCCTCCCTCGGTCACACTTGGTATCCGGATCGGATGCGAATCTCTGCCGCCGCACAAAcactggcgatggcgatgatgatgatgatgaccgggTTGGTGCTCTCTTTAATATACCAACCGGGTGTCACAGTATTCGTTCCACTTGCCGGTCATTCCATTCGCgttcgtttggtgtgtgtacgcgtggaGCTGGAGCACAAAAACATACAAGCAGGGAATAGCTCCCCTTCTTGGGGCGAGCCCCAACATCAACCGTACTTATCTTATCGCGAGTGCGTGCGCAGCTGACGATAGGTGTTCAATATTTCGGGAATTGCCGTTGGGTTGGTCGAAAAGGAGTAACGGATTTTAAGCACTGATGGAAGAGTTTTGAATCCTATACCATATGAATGATAATTCACattatttgattgatttaaacGGATTTTTCATAAAAGCTTATGAAGTTGAGCAAAACGTAAGTTGAGTTTTAAGCAGTTCAACAAGAACTCCAATCAATGTCAAGCAGGAAGCTAGATAACCAGTAATATTTAACTCGATATCCACTACTTTATGATGAAACAAATTcagaaaatcaattccatacTAAGACTATAATATAGATTCCCCCCAAAAGattcatttctattttcaatttcttccgTTTCTCTGTAGAACAACCCAATATATTGGCGCTTTCCAATATCTCCAGCTGCCCACACGCACATCAAACCAATCTTCCATCCAATATGTGCCCGTACCACTCAGTATGATTGTCTGTAATGTTGTGTAATTGTGCTCACTTCTTGCCCAACGCGATGCAATTGTTGCCAAATTCCGGAGAGTGTTGCCCAAAAAAGGTAACGCGcagtgcgagcgcgcgcgttcaaatgatttcattaGATAAACAAATTACCGACCAGCAtccgttggtcggttggtgaatGAGTAAGCAAAACATGGCCGGTGGCCACATCGCTTTGccgttctctctcccttcccccccccgggggattcGTCTGTTCGCGCCTTCCCGGTACAACGCCATTCAAGAAGGATGTTCAAGGATGTGCAAGACCTACTGGACTGGTTTATTGCTCGATTTACATAATTCttcatttgtttgtaaacacagagagagagagagagagagtgcgcacAGTCGCCCGAGGCCAGATCTCgaggaatggtggaaaaaaatGAGATGCATTTTTAATCCTTATTTCCCGCCCGCCTTATGTCCCTGGTGCCACGACCAGCGATAAAGCTAGCATTCCTATTCCATATTCCTGGTGCCGCGTTGGTCGGCTGGCCTCGGTTTGgtcccttttcccccttgcACCAGACGCGTTGAGCGTACTGGAGCggattaaaatgttttgttattAGAATAAATGGTGTTTATAAAGTagctactattgctgctgctgctgtacgaaGCATCCCGAATGCATCCTTGATCCACCGGGAGGTCGTCGCCAAAGGGCCGGAAGTGCAGCAAACGTACCTCATCCGCGCTCCGTTGGTGGGCTAAGCATCGGGAAAGACGTTAAATCCGTTTGTGGGAACGAGAAGCGGaacgtttgtttgtgttaacATAGACACATTTGATAGGGTATTGTTGTTTAAAGGGAAAAACACATTGCGACGCTATCTTAATAGCTACACGCTGCGATATGAAGCAAATCGCTAAATGGTTCAAATGACTTTCGAGAGGCGATGGTTTATTATGCTGGAATAGTGCCAGGGATTTATGTAAAATGCAGAATACAATGAGTCTGAGGCAAATTATGCGCCACATTACCACACCGTTTGGAGTGCATACCAGACACCAGCACTTGACTTCTTGACTCTGACTTCTTTCATCCGTGCACAAACTCCTACGAAAGCGAACTATGAATATATTCCAGAAAAACTCGACAGCAAACAATAACAGACTCAAGGCGTAGAAGCGACTGCTGTGAAACCGGCTGGAGGATTCGTTTCCTTTATGATTTACCGTTCCGTTATGAACTCCCACCCAACCGAACGGGATAAAACCGGTTGCCACCCTTTTTCGAGTGCCACGACGGTGTCGCCAGCAATGATGCCTCCGAAATGCATCCGAAAGCCATTCCTTAGAGGAAGACCAGACGCGTCTTTAATGTTCGGTGATTTCCCCTTGTCATAAggcaagcatcatcatcaagacaCGGGACGAGATTGTATCCTCGTTAGCGATCGAGCCGGTGtggcctcgacgacgacgacgacgtcgacgagccTAACCCGAGCGCATCGCAATGACATCCGATCCAGGGACATGGACGGAAAGTTTGAAGCATATCCTGCCTCCATCCAGGAATGGAAGAGTTAGAATAGGATTTTGGAATGAATGAGAAaccttagcagcagcagcagcaacagcagcaacagcagtggcaccaccaccagctggctgGTTCCGAATGCTAATGCGATCCGGTATGTTCCGGTATGCCGTCACCGCAGGCAGAGCAAACATAAGACGGAAAAGTTTACCTTAGACCCAGCGGATAAGACTCTCACGGTCTAAAAACGGAAGGGGCCGTTGCACTTAGTACAGACTCAAC
The sequence above is a segment of the Anopheles darlingi chromosome 2, idAnoDarlMG_H_01, whole genome shotgun sequence genome. Coding sequences within it:
- the LOC125960146 gene encoding uncharacterized protein LOC125960146, coding for MSARKITPMFNDYVYEAIRRIAVEQGFTPDLFSVDFDEETRIECDGFVSFVFKAIINGDDREFTLWCKVPPNDDPRSLELFKRECFFYREILHGFYDFQSEKGVLEESDEGFFATPRCYLAHCDTSKPDEPEALIMLEYNEAYEKWDWDKLEPINVEHTKLVMQQLGRLHALSFAIKEQRPELFTAYKRSNDVLVEKNELLTLLKESFDRAIVTMKTRFEVEQDKILAVKDAVFESLKACCDPVKAEPYCVVTHGDCWINNLIYSHNENNVATSVVLTDWQSSRYASPILDLCYFFFISSGEQFRRDHMDSLLHYYHGALAEFLEKLGGDATKQFPLTTLLRLMKPYRELLGS